The Oncorhynchus masou masou isolate Uvic2021 chromosome 8, UVic_Omas_1.1, whole genome shotgun sequence genome has a window encoding:
- the LOC135544312 gene encoding peptidyl-prolyl cis-trans isomerase FKBP2-like → MRLCLLFVVTLVSLAPAVRGGDKKKLQIGIKKRVDNCPIKSRKGDVLNMHYTGKLEDGTEFDSSIPRNQPFTFTLGTGQVIKGWDQGLLGMCEGEKRKLVIPSELGYGDRGAPPKIPGGATLIFEVELLGIERRSDL, encoded by the exons ATGAGGCTTTGTCTGCTGTTTGTGGTCACTCTGGTGTCCCTGGCTCCGGCAGTTCGCGGGGGCGACAAAAAGAAGCTCCAAATTGGTATCAAGAAAAGAGTTGACAACTGCCCCATCAAGTCACGTAAAGGAGATGTGCTGAACATGCACTACACC GGAAAGCTGGAGGATGGAACAGAGTTTGACAGTAGCATTCCAAGGAACCAGCCATTCACCTTTACTCTGGGAACCGGACAAGTCATCAAAGGCTGGGACCAGGGTCTGCTCGG AAtgtgtgagggagagaagaggaaactgGTCATCCCCTCAGAGCTCG GATACGGAGACAGAGGAGCACCTCCTAAGATTCCAG GTGGTGCCACTCTCATTTTTGAAGTGGAACTACTCGGCATCGAGAGGAGGTCTGACTTATAG
- the LOC135544311 gene encoding protein phosphatase 1 regulatory subunit 14B-like isoform X2, whose protein sequence is MATLTSQDSTAQARVYFQTPPGTDDSEVVQKQGRVTVKYDRKELRKRLNLEEWIIEQLTDLYDCEEEEIPELEIDVDELLDMPTDEDRASRVKGLLVDCYKPTDDFVTALLEKVKGLQKLSTPPKKNDKSSP, encoded by the exons ATGGCGACGTTAACAAGCCAGGATTCAACCGCCCAAGCGCGGGTTTATTTCCAAACGCCTCCCGGTACCGATGATTCAGAAGTCGTCCAGAAGCAAGGCCGGGTAACCGTGAAATACGATAGAAAAGAGCTGAGGAAGCGACTCAATTTAGAGGAGTGGATAATTGAGCAGTTAACGGATTTATACGACTGTGAG GAGGAGGAGATTCCAGAGTTGGAGATTGATGTGGATGAGCTGTTGGATATGCCCACTGATGAAGACCGGGCATCCAGGGTCAAG GGTTTGCTGGTTGACTGTTATAAACCTACAGAT GACTTTGTCACGGCTCTCCTAGAGAAGGTTAAAGGTCTGCAGAAACTCAGCACTCCGCCCAAAAAGAATGACAAATCTTCTCCTTAG
- the LOC135544311 gene encoding protein phosphatase 1 regulatory subunit 14B-like isoform X1: MFCMLTYFFDLPVIDNLICLKYLHGHRTMATLTSQDSTAQARVYFQTPPGTDDSEVVQKQGRVTVKYDRKELRKRLNLEEWIIEQLTDLYDCEEEEIPELEIDVDELLDMPTDEDRASRVKGLLVDCYKPTDDFVTALLEKVKGLQKLSTPPKKNDKSSP; this comes from the exons ATGTTCTGTATGCTCACTTATTTTTTTGACCTGCCTGTAATCGATAATTTAATCTGTTTGAAGTATTTGC ACGGACATAGGACAATGGCGACGTTAACAAGCCAGGATTCAACCGCCCAAGCGCGGGTTTATTTCCAAACGCCTCCCGGTACCGATGATTCAGAAGTCGTCCAGAAGCAAGGCCGGGTAACCGTGAAATACGATAGAAAAGAGCTGAGGAAGCGACTCAATTTAGAGGAGTGGATAATTGAGCAGTTAACGGATTTATACGACTGTGAG GAGGAGGAGATTCCAGAGTTGGAGATTGATGTGGATGAGCTGTTGGATATGCCCACTGATGAAGACCGGGCATCCAGGGTCAAG GGTTTGCTGGTTGACTGTTATAAACCTACAGAT GACTTTGTCACGGCTCTCCTAGAGAAGGTTAAAGGTCTGCAGAAACTCAGCACTCCGCCCAAAAAGAATGACAAATCTTCTCCTTAG